The Betta splendens chromosome 2, fBetSpl5.4, whole genome shotgun sequence nucleotide sequence CCTCTGggcctgctcttcctccacacactgTTGCAGAACATATGTGATCAAAGGTGGCCATAAAACAAGGGCCCAGCATCTTTTCATTACAGAGGGATGTGCAGTAGAGGACCTCGAGGGTACAGTGGCTGCATGTTTCAGGCCTGTTCCCAGCTAGCTTAAACACAAATATGCTATAACTATAACACAGCAATGAAGAGCCAAGGTGAACTAATGTatgcgtgtttgttttgctagctactgtagctcataGTATCTATAGTGACACTTATTGTAGAAACCAAGCTACTCATCAAGAGCAAAGAATTTGTTTTTGGGTGACCTGGTAGCTCAGCGGGTAGGGCATCGGCCTCGGGCTGTACGGTGTACCCTTGAGCAAAATACTCATAGGGCAGTTTacagggggatgggtcaaaatgcagagattaatttccccaatgtgggatcaataaagttcaattatactgtatatattattgTTTGCTTAAGCCTCTGGGTCAGCATTGTCAGGTAGACTGAGCTTTGCTTTATGTGACCAAGCTCCGAATCACACGATGACACACACCACTTCTCTCCACACGCTCACCATGTAGCCTGTCAACGCCCTGATTTCAGGCCTCTTCACAGACTGTGATGAATCATCTGCACAAAGAGCAAAAAGCTGTTGCTTAAAGGGCAACTTCACCAGTTTGCTTTCTAAAGTATGTGTTAAAAAATGCCACTGAGCTTTAACTTGCTCCACGGTATATTACACATATATCTGCATCTCACTGAACTTTTCCAATTCAAATGACGCGTATGTGTTTGAGCCTTGTATGTCGCAAAACAGCCAAGACTATAATGCCTGTAATATGAGcaaacagagaagaaaagagaaaactaTTTTCAGGTTTACCAATTTCAAATTGTAGGGCCAACATATCTTCAGGAGAGCTTTTACAGGCAAGTAAGTTACCTCCGCCGACACCTTTGCAGATAAAAGTGGGCTcatgcagcagaggcagctgctgtgtATGATGCAGATTTATCTTTAGATCTATGTGGTCTGTATGCACAGACTGACAAAAAACACTGCGGTGAAATGCTGTACGGTTGTTGACACAGTAGCATCGGGGCTTTACTGACCAACGCTCTTCTCACTTCGCCCCATACTTCCTGAGCCGCTCGGAGCGTTAGTAACAAAGCCTCAGGGCTCGCCGTTTCTCAAAACTCGAAAAAATTAAAGCAACCCTGTGCTAACGAACAAAAGTATGTCAGCATTTTCTTTTATACTTTAACGTGGTGAAATATGgccaagtgttttttttgtattcattattaataaactTGTGAATAATTTTGCTTTCATTCCTGTTTTAATGCAGACTAAAGTTTTTTTCAGCAGAGGTGGAGCTGTGACAGAAATAGAGCTAGCTGTCATTGGGTGATCTGGCTTTTGGTTTTGACTGGCTGCGAGTTTAAAACATACTGACAAAGTCATGAGTCATTTCGTCACATATTTTGTCACTTCATATTCAAACAACTAAAAAGGATCTTTAACAGATATGCATTTGCACCAAtacacaataatacaataatggAACTGATTGTATCTGATGAACTGACATCTGATCATTCTTTTCTGTAGTCATTCTGTTTCTCATAACTGATAAAATGGGTCACAAACAGTGAGCAGGCGGACGCAGCAAAGGCAGCATGTGGCATCGCAGGATTTCATTTTCCACTGTACTTCTAGCATTAACAAGTGCATTTAGGTCAGttaggggtgtgtgtgcgtagctTGTATTTCTACTTGCACTGACTtcctttcactgtttttttatttttccacttaTACACGTACAAATGACAACTGGCTGAGTAAAACAGTATTGAAGTAAGATTAAGTGACAAATTTCCTATATCTGGTGTCAGATATCAGCTGATTCAGTCACATCAATGCATATTAAAAGTcaattgtgtttatttctgtatgatgtacagtatgatattAGGTTTCTAACCTATTTATGTAGATGCATGTAAAAATACACCTGAGAACAATAAGTGCAAAGACAGAGGTGTTAATGTGACAAGAGCAaacgagcagcagcacaaacacaaccacataCGCATCCTGTGGGTGAAGGTGGGGGGCGAAACCGCATGGTCAGAACAGGAAATCAGACCTGAGCAATAGCTTTTTTCATCCTTTCCTATTGGGTTGTTTGCTCTGTCACTTCAAAGTCACTTCCATGGTCTCTACTACATAACTACATCTTTGTACAGTTTAAGAATTAATTACTAGCTCACTcagacaaatggaaaaaagtCTAAAAAAGTTAAGAAAGCTGAGTGCACGGTGACATGAAACGACGCTAGTGGGGCTGATGGCTCATCTAGGGCTCAAACAAAGGGCGGAAGGAAGCCTTTAATCTGTCAGTCAACTACAGCGACGTCCCAGCATGGCTGACGTGGTGTGTTAACAAACAGGCGGCGCCACACAGGTTGCTGCCTTTGAACCCTTGTATCGTCTTCGGCCTCCGTGTGCTCCGCGTTGACGTTACATAACCTCTATTTCCAATCCTATCTCAGTCTTATCGGGCCCATGTGGTCGCCACGGCAGTGTTGTGTGATCAGACAGCTTATGTGACATGTTAGTAGTAGGTGATATGCTGCCCTCTGTTGACCAATATTGTACCTGCAAGAAGGACTTGATagaaatgtaataaaagcaCCCTAGAGCAAaataacatatatattttttaacaaaacacacatgaGTAGAAATACTTAAAGAGTGATTGGTTGAaactggggaaaaaaatgaatttaagaTTGAATGGAGCCTGGTGACCAATATAAGCAACGTGCCTCCAACATTGTTCCTCTTAAATTTTCCACAAAACACAATAATGTGCACTTGCTGGTCAACCAGAAGTTTAATTCAAGAGACCTGATGCAGAGCTAATTACTTTAGTGCACTTCAACAGGAGAGCAACTTACTTTTAGGTCTCAACACTAGAGGGAGACATGTGTGTGACAAGTGTGATGACTAATCTTATTCCCTATTTCCTACTAACTACAGTATGAGGAGGTactgttttaattttaatagcATGTCTTCTCCTAATCATCATTGTTACCATGTCAGTGGGGGTTGTGCATTTCACGTCTAGGCCTGACGTTCTACTTAGTCCAACAGAAATTAACTCAGCTTATATTAACATTGTTACAGATCCAGCATCTTAGCCATTTTTTCATGTAGCTTccgtttttttgtattttcctgTTTGCCATATTGTCAGTGTTCCTTAACCTGAATTTCAGCATTTATTCAGTGGGTCTTGACTGTGTTTTGACCTTTGCTTGCCTACGACCTTGACTTGTCTCCCTGCTCTGAACCTTCCTGTTTTGATCTGGacctttgcctgtttttgaacACTGCCTGTTTTTGAACACCGCCTGCCTGTTTTTGAACACCGCCTGTGAACCGAACCCTGCCGGCTCTACTTCGAGCTCAGGTCAGGCCAACCTGAATCCCACATTAGTAAATACAAACTTAATACAGGCCACTCAAATCTAGAGATGGTCACACTAGACTACACCAAAGAAGAACCCAAAGAAAACGCAActcaaatattttaataaagagGTAAACACAAGGTTAAACAAAAGGCTGAAATGAATGACACAAACATAGAAACTTAATAAACTACAAATCACTGACTGGCAGGACAAACAGTGTACAATGAATACATACAACACTGCTAGTGCAGGAACATACATTAATCACAAGGGCTTGACTCTACTTAAAATGCAGAAGCTTAACAGAACGTCAGGGTTATGGGTGTAACCTCAGTTCTATGAGCAAAGAGGTTATCTCTCCCTACCAGTTACAtatttcatactgtatgtatgggAACTAGACCAGGGTCAGGGTGCATGGATACAGCTTTAAGACACACCAGTGTTACCTGTCAAACCTCCCCTGAGGCTATACAGTATAGCTCTTCCGGAGACTTGAACTCAGTGATAGTTTCATCGGTCATCGCTTGGGCTAAACACAGAGAGGTAGTCTCTTTACTCAGAGAACCAGGATTACACCTTTAATCCTGACGTTCTCTATTGCTCGAGGCTTTCTCTCCCCACCAGTTACATATATACCACAAGAAGATTGGGCAATCCAAACCCAGGTGACAACAGTCACACAACCGTACACAGAACGGGACGTCCAAATGGTCCCAACCCgccacacactggtgcctaagCCAGGGGTGCAGTGAAGCATCATCTGACTGCGGCAGAGtccaggagaaggagcagagggcCCCGACGGTGGTTGAATTGCCCAAAGACACAGccacacaacatacagtatgcagctCTGAAAGGGACTCCGAACAACacaatgcaggaaaaacaatGAGAGCGACGCTGGTGTGCTCAAGCCGAGTGACCAAAACCAGACACCGCGGAGCCCAACCCAAAGGGGCGACCTGTCAACACGGACCCTACACAGTAGGGCAGGACTCACCACCCTAAATGTGAACCACAGACCCGACAAATGGCATGTAAACATAAGAAGACACCGCATGCAAACCTCATGGGGATGACActgatggactgacagactgcatccCAGATTGAATACATTTCTGTGTGGAACCCATGTATCTGAAAACCTTTTGctgctttcctaacaacaagCCATGGATTTCTCGTGACATCAAAGCCgtcctgaatgaaaagaagaaagcattaaGGTCTGGGGACAGGGAGGCATCTAGGAGCGTCCAGAGAAAACTGGGAggggaaactggaacacagacttcagaacaaGTCACCAGGGACCATCACCAGCTACAAGTCCAGCAAgcaggtgactgaggggtctgtggacagggccAACAAACTTAATAGCTTCTTTAATAGATTCCAGGTTGGGCTCATAAACCCCGCTACCCAAGATAGGCCCCTCTTTACATCACCCACTGGGCCCATCTATCTCCACATCACACaccatcacagcagatcaggtgagaaaggagctgaacaagcttcatccaacaaaggctgcagagcctgatggaatcagcccaatagtgctgaaagtctgtgctccccagttATGTGGTTTCCTCCAACACATCaacaacctgagcctgcagcggGAAAGAGTTCACCTTGGGTGAAAGAGTCCTTAACGACTACAGACCTcgggctctgacctctcacttAATGAAGgtttttgagaggctgatcctggagtCCCTgcattctctggtcaaaccctcagtcgaccccctccagtttgcatcaACCCCATCTAAgtgtggatgacgccatcattcACCTACTCCATGTGGTTGTGACCGAGTACAgatacttggacaataaactggactggataaagaactcctcagctgtgtacaagaaggctccCGTGTCCATCAGTCCATACAACTTCTCCTCCCCTTTTAGGGGTTGATATTCATCtgtgcaataacatgtataataaaacttcagCTATTAATTAGATTACTAGCTGAAGATAGAGTGTTAAGTGTGGTCAGAGTTCTGTGACAGCGGTCAAAATGTGCAAAgaaatttccctctgggattaataaaattTCTTAAATCTTGAATGCACCATGCAGTGCAGGAGACACGGAAAACACAGAAGAGGACTCTCCACCTAGAggcatgttacagtatgtgaaaacaGGGGGCAAAGGCAGCTGAGCCAGCTCAGGGAACTGAAGGAATGCCCCCCCTCCCACGAGGCACTGCCAACGACCACACAAGCAGGCACATGGCGCCATGGCAGGACTGTCAGTAGCTGCCTTCAGCATGAGGGCCCAGACATGTGCATGTGCAGACATGAACCAAACAATGCAACAGCTGTGCTACTGGTTCACCAGTCAGAGGTGTGGGACATCAGTACCAGCACACtgccacagtcacacagtggACGTGAAAACGTCAATGATCTGGCCCGTTTCCTGCTCACAACACCATACAGAGAACAGCTCCTGCCAAATCACAGAAAGTAAAACGGAGCGAATTGAGCCCAGCTGCCGCATCCCCAAAGCCACGGCACGGACCATGTGCCGTAGGCTGAGACGTGCAGCTAACGCGCTCTGTTTCTTCCTTAGAAAAGTTGGCAAGAgcatcaaccccccccccccccccccccccccccaaccccttCCCCCCTCACCCACCCTCGTCTTTTCTTGCTACTCTCCAATACGGAGCTTTGCTATAAAATGAAGAAGGAGGTGTCCAACAGCGGCGAGACGCTGAAGGCTCTTTAACAGTGTGGAGTTTCTTCCTGTCTCACCGCCGACCCGCACACGGTGAAGGGGGAGCGCTGCTGGCTATCTCGGTAAAAAGcccgcacacacgcgcacacagtgGGAAAAGAGGCACGAGTAGACGCGACCAACTCACGCAACTCACGCATGGGACTTTAGCACATacatgtgtgtatttacagcATTTCTGCTTCAGTCTATAGGAGTTGTATGACTTGAtttgatagtgtgtgtgtgggtatatATGTAttcatatgtatgtatgtatttatacatatacTACATGTCTGTCATGATAATACTTTCTGCTTTGCTTTAAACTCAGGACTGCAGGGGGAAGCGATCAACGTAATCAAACCAGACAGAGACCGGACCAACGAAGAAGAGTGGAGTGAACCGACaccaaacacaaggacaacagCCGCCTAACGGCTGGAGGGCTGGACTATCGTCATCACTCCATAAATGTAATGCGTTTAAAAGCACTTGCAAGTTTATTTTTGTCAGATTCGCTTTAAGCACAGTGTCATTTGGGGctgatttgtttgtatttgaagtGCACGTCTTTTGGTAACGCATCCACCCCAGGTGCAGTCTGTGGCCTGAGATAATCCAGCACGTAGCAGCAGGGTGTGCGGTGGCAGCATCGGGGGCGTGGTTATTAAACGCCATCACGCCGTAAGCGGGCGGCTTAGTGTGCAGGGATTCATTTGGGATACGACCCCAGAGGTGATTGAGGACCAAGCATAGCTGGGTGGAACTTCCAGATCCCAAACAGTTGATGGCTACTGACTGACACAGTACTGGTTGACAAGCGGAAAAAGAGGGCAACTGAGTTAGACCTGGTCAATTACGACATCAGAAAAAATTCTTAAGAAAtataaagtacagtaaatagagAGGAGCTGTATGTGGAAATGTGAAGGGCTGCTCTTCAAGTTACTTAAGGTTACTTAACTTCTGCTTtacatctgtctgtgtgcagacacaGTGTGTTCCAGTTcatattttccatttaaaaatgcaaaataaaatgtaaaaaagtgaAATTACACAGTAGAGCATGTAATTCTAGGGCAAAAATCACAACACAATGTGCTCTTCTTTTCTGCAAACCATCTGGCTTTCAACAATACTGTACACCGCAGTCAGACCACAGTGGTGGCAGCATGTTTGCATCAATCAGCATCAGTTTACATAACCGTTTTGATGTCTAACAAGTAGGCAGTAAGATGTAAAAGGAGCACAGCATGAAGTTGACAGAGAGTTGGTGCAAAACAGCCACAATTCAAAATTAATTTGTGTAATTCTAAGTGTCAACAGGAGCGTGCCCATATTATAGAGACTGTGCTATGTCGTAATTACTGTATATCTTGACTGGAAATCTTCATACGGGTTATTCCTGCGTAGTCTTAAAAGGTTTGATCACAGCAACCTTGAACGCATGTGCTACAGCTTGTTAGCACAGATTGGTTGATTTAATCTAATATGGGCGTGCTGATCAAGCAAACCTGAGAAGTCTAGTGGGTACTGTATAAGAGAcatgcactgtacagtacacgtAGATGGTGTGGGTGAGTTTATTTTTGAGGTGAAGCAGCCTGTAAAACAGGGGTCTGACCAGCAAATCTGAAGGGCTTGAACATGCACATTGCAGGTAGAAGCtgattttctattttcttcCTAATGGTTATGATTTGTAAAGAAGTTTAAAAAGTTCTAATTATTTTAGTGCTGACTAATAAAGAGATACTAGACTCAGCACCACTACAGACACTGTGGAGGTATAGTAACAAGGTCAAAATCTAATTTTGCTTTGGCCCAAGACACTTCTTCTAGAAAATGTACCTCAAGTTTTCAACTTGTGGTTTTAATTTGCATCTTACATTTCTGAATGTGAGCATATGAACGTGTGAAAAGGAACTTTGACAGCATTTTGTGACAATGTTTcatgctaaaacacacacagcattacaGGCTTCTCTTGTGGTCTTAACATTAAATCGTGAAATTGTGTGTTTAAATTGAAAAACATGCACTTGAATTAGGTGAAATGCACCTTTAAACGTTTCCTGTTGATCCAGTTAATGGAATTACACATaagcataaaaaaaacacaaaatgaccaTTACATTAACTGAAATCTTTGACAGGACAAGTTGCAAAAattgctttttattgtttatttctcaCTATAGGCTGTGTTGTGTCTCAGAAGAAGTTCCTTTTGAGGTCTGTGACTTCCTATTACTCTGCTTATATAGAACGTCCTTCCGGTAAGATACAAAGACAGAGGCGTCTAGAGACCTGCCAGACGTAAGAGGGACAAGACGCACGAAGGCTTCAAAAAAGGGTAAATGAGCGACGGTTGATCTCGGACTAGTCTACTCTGCACAAGTATTTACATACTAACCCTAAGCCATGAGTAAAGTAGAGACTGCAGCTGCATTAAGTATTTGTTCACCAATTGATGTTGCACAAATGAACTATGTAGATTTGAGAAAAGGATGTGGGAAATGTGACATTATAACACattgagaaaacacagcagacactCAGTTAGAGAACCACCACAAGGTTTCAACTCTTTAAATGAATTATACGTCTAATGACTCTGTCTTCTCTTAACATTTTCTACAACAAGAATAACAAATGTGAcactttattaatatttaattatggTTTGACTTATTAATACAGTGAAAAGGGTAAATTTCCTAGTGTGTTTTGATTATTTGTTGCCTTTAATACCTAGATTAGTATTATGGGCTCATTGGCTGTGAtttttaataatgaaaaaaatgctatttaaaatatgttttacgtATTAAATCAAGAAGCAAAAACAGACTTGAGCAGATAATTAGCTAGTAGATAGCTTGTAGATAAATTAGTCATCTAATTTATCTACAAAAACAGAAGTCATGTTTTTCACACCTTTTCTCAGCTGTGGTTCTTGTAACGTTTGAACTTAGCATTGTGGTTAAGAACATGACTATGTGTTCGGCTCCACTAAGCTTTTGCTTAATAATGTTAAATGCAAACTGTGACTTGTAGAGCAAAATTTtatcagttttctttttttaacaaactgattgttgaaacagagacagagatgacTTGCTATAGAACCAAATGTGAAAACCATGAACTGCTGTGATGTCTAAATATGAACAAGTCTGTTTCAGTTGACTTATTTCTGCTTCAGTTAATTAGAAAAGTTCCTTTTGTGTATTCTAGCTTCCTTAAACCTGCCTGTTCAACTTTACATGTTCTAATGTCTGTTTCACAGGACCAGTGTGAAGCCTGTGAAGGTTGCACGATCAAGACGTTTTCTCTCCAAGATGGCGTCGTGCCTTTCCACCTATAACCAAAGTGCCATTAAGCAAACGAACCAAACATTTCAGACGCCGCCTTTGaattatctgaccatttctctGCATGGCTTATTTTCTTCCATTGGCATCTTGGAAAACCTCCTGATCATCGGGGTCGTGGGCTTCCACGTCCGacgcagcatcatcagcatttGGATCCTGAACCTTGCTGCGTCTGACCTGCTGGCCACCTCCTTCCTGCCGTTCTTCACTCTCTACATGGCACGTGGCAACACCTGGACCCTGGGCGCGACCTTCTGCCGCATCTATTCCTCCGTCTTCTTCCTCAACATGTTCGTCAGCGGATTTCTGCTGGCGGCCATCTCTTTGGACCGCTGCCTGGTCGTGCTGAGACCTGTGTGGGCCCAGAACTACAGGAACATCCAACTAGTGAGCAGGATATGCGCGGTGATATGGGCCTTGGCTGTGATCTGCACAATACCCTTCTACATCTTCCGTGACACCATTCCCTTACACAGCGGACAGATTCTTTGTTACTACAACTATGTTCTTCACCCTCCGAGGGAGCCGTACGACCAGAAGGCTTTATGTAAGCAGCGTAAGGAAGCCTTGGTCTTCACAAAGCTCTTCCTAGCCTTCATCATCCCcctactcatcatcatcattagctATACCAACGTGAATCTCACCTTGGCGCGCAGAGGCTGCAGGCGTCCTTTTCGCTTTGTCCGTCTCGTAATGGCCGTGGTGGTGAGCTTCATCCTCTGCTGGGCCCCATACCACCTATTCATTGTCATTGAGGTCATGGCTCCCTCTACCCATTCCGTACAGACAGTTGTAATGAAGGGCCTCCCAGTTGTAGCGTCCATCGGGTACTTTAACAGCGTCCTCAACCCCATTCTCTACGTGTTTAGCTGCCCCGACCTCTGCAGCAAGATTAGACATTCTCTGGGTGCGGTGATGGAAAGTGTCCTCACCGAAGACCTGGCAGAGTTGGCTCGGCGCTGCAGCACCGCTCGCAGCTCCATAAGCAGCACTAACATTGTATCGAAGCACAAGAACTCCATTACAACCCAGTGTCTGAAAACGGAGGAAGAAGTGTTCGATATGAATTTTGCTAGTTCCACTCAGGCATAAGGACGACCTGTCTGTGAAGAAGACAGGCCTATGATACTGTACGCACACCCTGTCTGTATAAGGCTCCAGTGTAAACATGCTGTTTGTTTAGCTAATCCCAACATCCCATTTAGTACACcttatagtacagtatgtagtctGTTTGTACCAccatttctgttgttgttgtggttcttTCACTTTCTTTAATCAATCTGAATTCATTGAAATTAACAGACATAgttttttcaaattaaaggaATCACACATCACTGAGGAAAAACCCACTGTTCCTGATTACTCTTGGTAATTGCATTAGTGGTAATCTTATGATTTCTGAGAATGTAATGACATTCTACCTGCATAGTAACAAACAAGCTCATTCTATGTCTATTCTCCTTTTTAAATTTTGCAAAAACAAGCATGCATGGTTTGCAGGTGACGGAAACTTTTGCACAATGTGTTAGTCACATGGGTCTTTAGCATGATCTTATCAGCACCCCTTTCAGCTCACTTGCTTATTTGATTATGTGCTTGTGCTTGCACTTTTTTGTGCTTGTAAAACAGGTAATATTGGATTttctacatatactgtacattgctGTCGTTTCGTGCAATATGCATCTTTTTGTAATAGTGTAACGAGATATTTCTTAACATGAATAAACGTAAAAATTAGCACCTTGGTGTGGCTGCGTCACACATGTTTTACACCTACAGAGCCACAGCGATTCTTGCGTTTCTACAACATTTCACAGCAAGGGTTTACAAAATGACCTAGAGTAACCAAATGCTAAACCTGAATTTATACAGTTTTTAACGTCAGATAGCAAACATATCTGAACAAATGTCAGTCCTTACTTCCAATGCTTGTACATCTAAGGAACCATTAAGATTCAATACACATGTAACAATGAATGTGCTCAGCATTACAATGTACTgttttacctttattgtaaTTCATGTCTTCGATTTCATCATCCTCTGAATCAGTATCTACATGACCTTAGAGGAACTAAAAACACTACTTGGTGCGGGGAAACACCAACAGGGCAGATGAATGTAGTCACTGACATCTGAAAGGCacactgcaaacaaacaatacaCATGTGTTTCCACTAGGTGGTGCAGTTGCCTTGACTCAAATCGATTCGTGTTGGATCACTAAACAATTGTTATGTCCAGTTGCACTTTCCAATTGTGTTCTTGGGTGAGCTCTGCTACTGAGTGTCAGCTTCTTGCGACCGTTTTCTCTTCTCCCCAAACACAGCAGGGACCGTCGCAGCTCGAGCCGTGCATCGGTGCACAGGAAGATGTAGAAGAGAGGATCCAGCAGAGTGTTGAGGCTGGTCAGACCGTAGCAGAGCCGGTAGGCGAGAAAGATGGAGCGCTCCAGTCCACAGGGCTCATCGGTTAGCAGCAGGGACACAAACCTGTATCCTCCTATGAGGTGGTAG carries:
- the LOC114844074 gene encoding prostaglandin D2 receptor 2-like, translated to MASCLSTYNQSAIKQTNQTFQTPPLNYLTISLHGLFSSIGILENLLIIGVVGFHVRRSIISIWILNLAASDLLATSFLPFFTLYMARGNTWTLGATFCRIYSSVFFLNMFVSGFLLAAISLDRCLVVLRPVWAQNYRNIQLVSRICAVIWALAVICTIPFYIFRDTIPLHSGQILCYYNYVLHPPREPYDQKALCKQRKEALVFTKLFLAFIIPLLIIIISYTNVNLTLARRGCRRPFRFVRLVMAVVVSFILCWAPYHLFIVIEVMAPSTHSVQTVVMKGLPVVASIGYFNSVLNPILYVFSCPDLCSKIRHSLGAVMESVLTEDLAELARRCSTARSSISSTNIVSKHKNSITTQCLKTEEEVFDMNFASSTQA